In one Candidatus Binatia bacterium genomic region, the following are encoded:
- the rsmA gene encoding 16S rRNA (adenine(1518)-N(6)/adenine(1519)-N(6))-dimethyltransferase RsmA encodes MATLYQEARAALRDAAFAPKKRLGQNFLVHDRVLESILRLVDLAPEDEILEIGPGLGSLTRRLAERARRVWAVEIDRFLVEKLRAGDLGAHPALELIHGDILKLPLESILPAHKIKLVANLPYSISTPVLFRLFELRERFSFFVLMVQREVAERMASAPGTKSYGSLSVWCQVHGRIAAKVPVAPEAFFPRPKVRSMVLKIELHPEPLVSADEASVLQGLVRAAFGQRRKTLQNNLTTWLKIGREEVDRLLRSQGIDPRRRGETLSVEEFIGLARILKSFELTADS; translated from the coding sequence ATGGCCACTCTTTACCAGGAAGCGCGCGCCGCGCTGAGAGACGCCGCCTTCGCACCCAAAAAACGTCTCGGACAAAATTTTCTCGTCCACGATCGCGTGCTCGAATCGATCCTGCGGCTCGTCGATCTGGCGCCTGAAGATGAGATCCTCGAGATCGGGCCCGGTCTGGGGTCGTTGACACGGCGGCTGGCCGAGCGCGCGCGCCGCGTCTGGGCCGTCGAGATCGACCGGTTTTTGGTCGAGAAGCTCCGCGCCGGCGATTTGGGCGCGCATCCCGCGCTGGAGCTGATCCACGGAGATATTTTGAAGCTTCCGTTGGAATCGATTCTGCCCGCGCATAAGATCAAGCTCGTGGCGAACCTGCCTTACAGCATCTCCACTCCGGTTCTGTTTCGCCTGTTCGAGCTGCGCGAGCGCTTTTCGTTTTTCGTCCTGATGGTCCAGCGCGAGGTGGCGGAGCGTATGGCGAGCGCCCCGGGGACGAAATCTTACGGCTCGCTCTCCGTCTGGTGCCAGGTGCATGGACGGATCGCCGCCAAAGTTCCAGTCGCTCCCGAAGCTTTCTTCCCCAGGCCCAAGGTCAGGTCGATGGTGCTGAAGATCGAGCTCCATCCCGAGCCTTTGGTTTCCGCAGACGAAGCTTCCGTGCTACAAGGCCTGGTGCGCGCCGCGTTCGGCCAGAGGAGAAAGACGCTGCAAAATAATCTCACGACCTGGTTGAAAATCGGCCGGGAAGAAGTTGACCGCTTGCTGCGCTCCCAGGGCATCGACCCGCGCCGCCGCGGCGAAACTCTAAGCGTGGAGGAATTTATCGGTCTCGCCCGGATCTTAAAAAGTTTTGAGCTGACGGCTGATAGCT
- a CDS encoding tetratricopeptide repeat protein, whose product MGLKRIRRDYGNHMLHLSIVRIFALAIVMLAAQGCPTQTVYRRPLPPPSSAQRPLPPAYPPSPDYSPPPPQARAPIERGPIYEEDLKERRIAPPPRSQPETSARTLPPQAPSPPPAPPPLPEETSLLAKITPTTPPQRAASIRLTEEGRKLLESGDHARALSRLEKTIAIDSTNAYGYYFLAKAHASLGRQNESLRFLDVAESLFSGEPYWLAEVFALRGENYRILGSIDRASKSYSQALRLNPGNRLAADGLARIQEEGPGLR is encoded by the coding sequence ATGGGTTTGAAGCGAATCCGGCGCGATTACGGAAATCACATGCTGCATCTTAGCATTGTGAGGATCTTCGCGCTGGCGATCGTGATGCTGGCGGCGCAAGGATGTCCGACGCAGACCGTGTATCGGCGGCCTTTGCCGCCGCCCTCGTCCGCGCAGCGCCCGCTGCCTCCAGCGTATCCGCCCTCGCCGGATTACTCTCCGCCGCCGCCTCAGGCGAGAGCGCCGATCGAGCGGGGACCTATCTATGAAGAAGATCTCAAGGAAAGACGCATAGCTCCGCCGCCGAGGTCCCAGCCAGAGACGTCGGCGCGGACATTGCCGCCGCAGGCGCCCTCACCGCCGCCGGCTCCGCCGCCTCTCCCCGAGGAGACTTCGCTGCTCGCCAAGATCACGCCGACGACTCCGCCGCAACGGGCCGCCTCGATTCGACTCACGGAAGAGGGCAGAAAACTTTTGGAATCCGGCGATCACGCGCGGGCGCTGTCGCGTCTGGAAAAAACCATCGCGATCGACTCCACCAACGCCTATGGCTATTATTTTTTGGCCAAGGCCCACGCATCGTTGGGCCGCCAGAACGAATCTCTCAGGTTTTTGGACGTTGCAGAGTCGTTGTTCAGCGGCGAGCCTTATTGGCTGGCGGAGGTGTTCGCCTTGAGAGGAGAAAACTACCGCATCCTCGGCTCCATCGACCGCGCCAGCAAGAGCTATTCGCAGGCGTTGCGGTTGAATCCGGGAAATCGTTTGGCCGCCGACGGGCTCGCCCGCATTCAGGAAGAGGGCCCGGGCCTGCGCTGA
- the tsaD gene encoding tRNA (adenosine(37)-N6)-threonylcarbamoyltransferase complex transferase subunit TsaD, producing MVVLGVETSCDDTAAAVLVDGRRVAANVVSSQDEIHSPYGGVVPELASRQHVRHILPIIDGALAQAGVALNDLDGIAVTRGPGLVGSLLVGLSVIKGISYRWRIPYVGVNHLEAHLLAIFLDREISFPYLSLLASGGHTLLYLVRDFGDYRFLGGTRDDAAGEAYDKVAKMMGLGYPGGRVIDQLAKNGDPHAIAFPRARLKKNSYEFSFSGVKTAVWHYLKERDRCEWEARKADIAASFQEAVVDMLVAPTLRAATDLDVKRIVLAGGVAANSRLREKMAAAARAEGVEVHFPPPALCTDNGAMIALAGYHSLKRGKRDDFRLNADADLTL from the coding sequence ATGGTCGTCCTGGGCGTAGAGACTTCGTGCGACGATACGGCGGCGGCCGTGCTCGTCGACGGCCGCCGGGTAGCGGCCAATGTGGTTTCATCCCAGGACGAAATTCATAGTCCTTACGGCGGTGTCGTGCCGGAGCTCGCGTCGCGCCAGCACGTGCGCCACATTTTGCCGATCATCGACGGCGCGCTCGCCCAGGCGGGCGTCGCTCTCAACGATCTGGACGGCATCGCGGTCACGCGCGGCCCGGGACTGGTGGGCTCGCTGCTGGTCGGTCTCTCGGTTATCAAAGGCATATCGTATCGCTGGCGCATCCCCTACGTCGGCGTGAACCATCTCGAGGCGCACCTGCTGGCGATTTTTCTCGACCGCGAGATTTCTTTTCCTTACCTTTCGCTGCTGGCCTCGGGCGGCCACACGCTGCTTTATCTCGTCCGCGATTTTGGTGATTATCGATTTCTCGGCGGCACCCGCGACGACGCCGCCGGAGAAGCTTACGACAAGGTCGCCAAGATGATGGGGCTCGGCTACCCCGGCGGCAGAGTGATCGACCAACTGGCGAAGAACGGCGATCCCCATGCGATCGCGTTTCCCCGCGCGCGCTTGAAAAAAAACTCGTATGAGTTCAGCTTCAGCGGAGTCAAGACCGCCGTTTGGCATTACCTCAAAGAGCGCGACCGGTGCGAATGGGAAGCCCGCAAGGCCGACATCGCCGCGAGTTTTCAGGAAGCCGTTGTGGACATGCTGGTGGCGCCGACGCTTCGCGCGGCAACTGATCTCGACGTCAAGCGCATCGTGCTTGCCGGCGGCGTCGCGGCGAACAGCCGGCTGCGCGAAAAAATGGCGGCGGCGGCGCGCGCCGAGGGCGTGGAGGTCCATTTTCCTCCTCCCGCTCTCTGCACGGACAACGGCGCGATGATCGCGCTCGCCGGTTACCACTCGCTGAAACGCGGAAAGAGGGACGATTTTCGCCTCAACGCCGACGCCGATCTCACGCTCTAG